In the Blautia coccoides genome, GCTGATGCTATCACCATGAGGACAGGAGGGGATGCCCTGAACGAAGCCACTATTCTGGCAAAATTAGGGGAAAGTGTCCAGCTTCTGACTGTGCTGGGCAGCGATCCCGCCTCAGAGCTTATTCGGGCACACTGCCGTAAATGGGGAATCGGACTTGATCATACTAGGACAGAACCCGGCGTGGATACAGGGATCAATGTGGTTCTGGTGAAAAAGGGCGGAGAAAGGAGTTTTCTGACGAATCCGCATGGCACGCTGCGCAGCCTTTCTGCGGAGCATCTGGAGGGGGATTATCTGCAGGGGGTAAAAATCCTGTGTTTTGCCAGTATCTTTGTTTTTCCAAAGCTTGGCGGCAGGGAGACTGCCCGGCTGTTTTCCAGGGCAAAGGAACAGGGAATATTGGTCTGTGCTGATATGACCAAGAGAAAGAATGAAGAGACAGTGAAGGATATCCGGGAGGCGCTGGCCTGTGTGGATTATCTTTTCCCGAATTATGAGGAAGCCGTGCTGGTTACCGGGAAGAGGGAACTGCATGAAATCGCAGACGCGTTTTTGGACTGCGGTGTGGGGAATGTGGTGATCAAATGTGGGAATAAGGGATGTTTTGTGAAAAACAGGGAAATGTTCTTTGAGAGTCCGGCTGTTTCCAGCATCCGGTGTGTGGATACCACAGGCGCCGGTGACAGTTTTGCGGCAGGATTTGTGTACGCCCTGTCACAGGACATGGATCTGCGGACAGCAGCGGCATATGCCAACGTCTGCGGCGGACTGGCAGTGCAGAGGCTGGGGGCAACAGAAGGGATCAATAATATTGTTCAGGTAGAAAATGCAGTAAAGAAGTATCATTCTCCATGAAAATATGGTAATATGGAACAGTGAGAATTATCCGGAAACAGGTTCAATGGTTCCGGGGAATGGGGATGAGATTATGTGGAACAGAATTGATCTGAAGATGAGCGGCAAAGC is a window encoding:
- a CDS encoding carbohydrate kinase family protein, with the protein product MDGKILVVGAAILDVLAEPVDERVFETGSSPADAITMRTGGDALNEATILAKLGESVQLLTVLGSDPASELIRAHCRKWGIGLDHTRTEPGVDTGINVVLVKKGGERSFLTNPHGTLRSLSAEHLEGDYLQGVKILCFASIFVFPKLGGRETARLFSRAKEQGILVCADMTKRKNEETVKDIREALACVDYLFPNYEEAVLVTGKRELHEIADAFLDCGVGNVVIKCGNKGCFVKNREMFFESPAVSSIRCVDTTGAGDSFAAGFVYALSQDMDLRTAAAYANVCGGLAVQRLGATEGINNIVQVENAVKKYHSP